TTAGATACTCCTCTGGTAAGCTACTTTCACCAGAGGTTCATAAAATAGGCATCATGGCCATTGGTTCCCATCTGGAAAACCATGGAGCAGCACTCCCCATTGACACAGATTCTAAAATAGCATCTTATCTAGCATTCCAGGCTTCTATTCGTACTGGTGCCAAGTTTATAGGAATCTTATATGCTGCAACTGAGTATGACTATGTGAAACATGGAGTTCACATGTCTGCTGATGATCTGGTGAAAAAAGAACTTATCCCTACCCTAAACAGTGCCAGGAATAATCTAAATCTTGAAGCAGTGGTTCTGGTTAATGGACACGGTGGTAATATGCCAATCAAAGATTATCTGGCTGATATTGAAAAAGAACTTGGTATTAGGATCATCTTTAACAATCGTATTGTGGAAATTGAGGGACCACACGCTGGAACCGGAGAACTTTCCATGGGGGTGGTTCTGGGAATGGCCGATGAATCCCGTCTTAATGAACACTGCCAGTTTGAGGAATACCCTGAAGTGGGAATGGTTGGCCTTCCGGAGGCACGTCAGCAGAATAAGGGTATTGATGATGGGGCCTGCCAGGTTGAAAATGAGGGTATTGTCGTGGACCTGGAAGTAGGGGAAAACCTGCTTGAAACTGCTATAACTGACATTGTTAAGGACGTTCAAAGTATACTAAATTAAGCTGGTGGCTTAGGATATTGTCTGCCAGTAAAAACTCCAGTTAAATTGATTTATATCCAACAACACCAATACATTACTATAATAAGGATTTACTCTAAGTGACAATTGATTGAATTTGGAAGAGGTGTTAAGATGTTTTGCCCCAACTGTGGAACTGAAGTTAATGGAAAATTTTGCCCAAATTGTGGAGAAGCAATGGAAACAGTAGTTGAAGAACCTGTTCAAAGCCCCGAAATACAGCCATCACCAGCCACTGCACCAGCAGCTGGTTCGACCAGTAAGTACTCGGTAAACGATTTCATCAACAAAACCATGGAAAAAAATGGTTCTGGTGAAACATTCGAGATTGAAAACAACTATCTGCTGAACATAAACCTCAATGGTCAGGCCTGGTCAAAAAAAGGAGCAATGGTTGCCTACACAGGGGATGTGAAGTTTAAAAGAGAGGGAACTCTCGAACATGGATTAAACCGTTTCGTTAAAAAAGCAGTGACTGGAGAGTCAAGCACCTTAATGAAAATGAACGGCCAGGGTAAGGTTTACCTGGCAGATCAGGGAAAGGAAATCGTTGTTTTGAACCTTCAAAATGAAAGGATCTACGTTAACGGGAATGATTTACTGGCCTTTGAAGAGCAGATTGACTGGGACATAACCATGATGAGTTCTGGTGTGGGAATGTCTGCAGGGGGTCTCTTCCATGTGAAACTGGAAGGAACCGGTATGGTAGCTATAACCACCCATTTCACACCAATCACTCTGGTGGTAACTCCAGACCAGCCAGTGTACACGGATCCCAATGCCACTGTAGCCTGGTCTGGTGGCTTAAGCCCATCAGTTAAGGCTGATGTGGACTTTAAAACCCTCCTGGGAAAAGATAGTGGTGAAACATTCCAGTTAAAATTCCAGGGTCAGGGCTTTGTGATAGTACAACCCTTCGAGGAGTTTTAGGGATAAAATTCCTTTTTCTATTTTTTTGTGATTCAACTTTTTTTTTTTAAGGTGGTAATGAGGGCAGGGGATTAAGGGTTGTATAGAGATCAGGAAACCCCTATAAAATTTAAGAAAATTATAACTATAATATAAAACGTATAATTATTCGGGGAGAAAATGAAAAAATCCCAAAATCGAATTAATCCACGTTTCAATGCTTTTAAAATAGCTTTTATTTATTTTGTTATTAGCATAGCTTGGATTATTGCTTCTGATCAGATCCTAGTTATGACTACGGCTAACAGTCAACTATTCACGACCCTGGCCATATTCAAAGGGAGTTTTTTTGTTATTCTCACTGCTATTTTGATATATTTATTAGTTTACCGGAATCTGGTTTCTATTAAGCGTTCTGAAAAAGATTTAAAGGAAAGTGAAAGGAAATTTCGTGAAATCTTCAACAAGGCCAATGACATGATCTCGGTTAATGTCATGAATGAAGACGGAATTCCGGGGAAGTTCCTGGAAGTTAATGAGGTGGTCAGTAAGAGACTGGGATACACAAATGAGGAGTTACTAAGTATGACTCCATCGGACCTAGTTTCCCCTGAAAAATCAGATCTCATCCAAGTAAACGCTGAAAAACTTTTTAAAAAGGGACAAAACACCTTTGAAATAGTGTTGGTGACTAAAGATGGAAAAGAAATACCGGTAGAGGTTAACAACCACTTCATTGATTATAATGGGAAAAGAGTTAGTCTGGCAGTTTCTCGTGATATAACTGATCGTAAAAAATCAGAAGAACAATTAAAAGCATCTTTAGGAGAAAAAATTGTTTTACTACGTGAAATTCATCATCGGGTTAACAATAACCTGCAAATCATCTCCAGTTTGTTCAATCTCCAATCTAACTATGTTGATGAAAATTCTAAGGATATCCTGATGGCCAGTCAGAGTAGGGTTAAGTCCATGGCCATGATCCATGAAAAACTATACCAATCACCGGATATGACCCGTATAAATATGAAAGATTACATAGAAAGCTTTGTTTCAGGATTATTCTCATTATATATGGCGGAAACCACGGCCATTCATCTTCAAACAGATCTGGAAGACATTGAAATGGGTATTGATACTGCAATACCCGTAGGATTAATCATCAACGAACTGGTTACCAACTCCTTGAAACATGCTTTTCCCGCTGGAAATGAAGGAGGGATAATTGAAATTAGTTTTAGAAAAGAGGGTGAACTATTAACCCTGAAAATAGCGGATAATGGTATAGGGCTACCTGAAAGAAGAAAAATCGAAACTAAAAAAAGTCTTGGCTTACAACTTGTATCTAATCTTGTTAATCAGTTAGATGGTACAATGATGGTTAGCGGAGAAAATGGAACTGAAGTAAAACTTCAATTTGAAGAATTAAAATATAAAAAAAGACTTTGAATTATTAATAAAAATTTACAATATAAAAATATTAACCAAATGAATTTTATTTATATAAAAAAGAGGTGTGTTTATATGGCCAAGGTAATCAAAAAGAAAGGTTCCATTGAACCATTTAATCCGAATAAAATTAAAGGTTCACTTCAGAAGGCAACAATCGATGCAGGATACAGTCTGGAAGAAAAAAAGGACATTATTAACCAGGTATTTACCAATATTAATAAAAAGATCGATGAAACTGAAGAAATTAAAAGTGAAACCATTAAAATGTGCCTATTGACTGAATTAGATAAATGCGAGCCATATATAGCTAAATCATGGCGCAGATTTGATGATAAATACAAATCAAGATAACTTAGACGCAACTAAATTTTCCAATCATAATTCTGAAAATAGGGGTGGAAAAACTTGGGGATGGTTGATTTATATCCGCAAATATTCAAGAGGAAGTCCATTAGAAATTATGATCTCACCCCACTAGAAGACAGTGTTCTAGGGCCAGTTGTTGAATCTATTAACAAATTGGAACCTTTATATGATGATATTAAAGTAGATCTGAAGATCATAACCTCTGATAATGTTAACCCAAGGATGATGAAGAAGGCACCTTATTATATTGCAGGGTTTTCAGAAGATAAAGAGGGTTATAAAACCAATTTAGGTTACATGCTTCAACAGATGGATCTATTCTTTTCAGCCAATGGTTGGGGCAGTTGCTGGCAGGGGATCCCCAAGCCTAAGAAAAATATTTTAGAAAGTTCAGATCTCAAATTCGTTATTTTAATGGCATTCGGAAAGGCAAATGTACCCTTACACCGAACCAGCACTATGGAGTTCAAGAGAAAACCTCTCAACAAAGTAAGTAACATTAAAAATGAAGGATATCTTGGGGCAATATTGGAAGCAGCACGCCTGGCTCCATCTGCAACTAACAGTCAGCCCTGGTTTTTCAAAGGTGATAATCATGTAATTCATGTTTATTCATTTAAACCAAGTATTCTAAGGGCTATCATACTAAAAAAATATATCCCCATTGATATTGGAATTGTGCTTTATCATTTGAAGAGTGCAGCTGAACATTTTGGTAAGAACCCTGAGATTATTTTCGATGAAACTGGAAATGAAAACTCTCCCCATGGATACGAATATGTAACCAGTATGATAATTGATTAATTCCATAAATTAGTTCAACAATTACCCAACTTATTATCAAGAAAAATATTAAAATAAGAAATTATTCTCCCTTTAACAGGGATTTCCGTGGTTTAGGTTGTCTTAAAATCTAAATAACCCTTATGATCTGGTTTGTCAATCCACATTCCAAAAGGTTTTAACTTCTCCGGCTATTTTTCTACCTTGTTTACGCCCCGCTTCAGCAGATGCTGCTCTAAAATCAGCATCAAGGGGATTTGGTCCTTTAGATTCCAGGGTTTCTTCATCGGGGGTGATAACCATTACTTGGGAACCAGATTGCTTTAGCTGAGTCAGTTCCTCTTCAAAGGTAATGCGGTGCATGGTGGGTCCCATTGCCGGTGCAGTCATACTCGGTTCAGCCACAAGGATAATCACCAGATGGTAACCCTGGGCTACATCGGCGTTGGTACCAGAACTCATACCTCCATCAATGTACCGGTGACCATTGATAGTGGTGGGGGGATAAATACCAGGGACCGCTGAACTGGCGGATACAGCTAGAAGGAGCGGAACACCTGAATTTCTATCAAAATTAACCCATTCTCCAGTTTCAGCATCAACAGCATTTATTATAAGTTTTATTTCTGGGTTCCATTCGTGAACTGGAAGTCGAGAAGCCATCATTTCCAATCTTTCTTCTTCACTCATGGTGGGTGTGGCCAGTGCGGCTTCTCCAATGCGTGCTCGTGCAGTTTGAGAGTTCGGCGAGCTCATAATTGCTGCCGCCATCATTTGTCTGAATTTATGCCCATCGAAATCCAATGGTCTTTCCAGGGTTTCATGGATTGGTACCAGTTGGAGATTGTAGAGTTCTTCTAGGCTGAGACCGCTGGCGATTTGAGCCCCTACACTGGAACCAGCTGATGTTCCCACGACAAGTTCCACATCAGTCACATCCACACCACTTTCTTCAAGCCCGAATAGAACGCCTAATTCCCAGGCTGTTCCGGTGATTCCTCCTCCACTTAGAACCAGTGCTTTTGATGTTTTCTTATTGGTATCATTCATCATTCTAACCCCTTAACATTTATTTCACACATTTAATGGATTGGTATGATCACAATTTTTCTCCATCTAACTGGAATAAACCAACGTTCCGAGTCTGTCTGAAATTAACCTACAATTCTATTACCAACAAATTATTCTTATTATTTAAGTAAACCACTTTCGTTCAATGTAAATCATAATTTGCCATCATATACTAACTAAACCAACTTCATAGTGTAAATCGCAATTTCCCATTATAAAACTGGGTTAATCTCCTATTTCCCGGTATTTGTCTGCAATTTCAGCAAATGAATGTGCAATGTAATGTACCTGTTCCTGGCTGAAACCATAGACACTGCACTTGAACCACTGGGTCTGGCCCCTTTTGATCCCCACAATGTTCCTCTTTTTCAGTTCTTCATAAAGATAAAAACCTTTACGTGGATGTTTATCTGCTATACTATGGAAAAATGGGGTTTCAAATCTTACCAAGTCATGTTCAGTTGGGCGCACACCAATTTGCCGTACTCCACTTATTTTTTCCATTTCTGAAACAAAATAGCGTGTTTTTTCAACTTCAACATCCCATTTATCGACACGGTCTATTAAGTGGGGTAAGGATGCCATTAAAGTTGCAATTGGAGCTCCACGGGTGGTGCATCCCAACATCTCCAGTTCCTTCACCTCATGCCGGTTGGATCTTTTCAAAATCAGATCCGCCCATTCATCCTGTACTCCCAGAATGCCTATGGGTCCAGAGGCAGCCATACTTTTATGACCACTTCCCACCACGAAATCCACATTCCACCCCTTAGAATCAATAGGCATCCTCCCCATGGAATAAGCACAGTTTAAAAGGAATGGGATACCTGCATCATGTGCAACTTTACCAACACCCCTGGCATCAGTAACATTACCATAATCCCCATCCACATGGGTTAAAAGAACCAGACTAACCTCCTCACCCATATCATAAAGTTCATCCAGGGTTTCCCGGTATCCTTCCGGACTTATACGATGTTCAGGATAACCACTGCTGGGGACTTCCACGATGTTAAGCCCATTACGTTCTGCTGCCAGGTGACTGGTGTAATGGGCATTACCATCAACTAATACGGTGTCTCCGGGCTGGCAAATGGCATGCATAACTGCAAATTTACCTTCCCTTGCACCGTGAACAGTTCGAACATGATCCACATTAATAAAGCAAGCCATATCCTCCAGAAAACCACTAATGGAGGGTCTTGGCACTTGATCCAGACGACCTGCACAGTAATCACAGACACTGTAACCATCGGAAAATTCGTATAATGCTTGGCGTGATTCAGGTGGAAGCACCCCCCCACGCTGAAGGGGGTTTAGATTTAGATTTTCTCTTTCTGTTTGGCGATTAAGGGAGTAATTCTGACATTTCATATGAATTCACCATTTTTATTTAAGATAAAAAATTGATTACAACTTAATTGAGGCTGAACTTGATATGTTATACTATTTTTTATCTCAATTTAACATTTCATTAACCCATTGTGAACATAACTTTAACTTATACTCATTCTCTTTTTTGGTTCTCATAATATTTTCCCAGAAAAAGAAAATATATATGGGGGGGGGTCTCCAAAAATAAA
This DNA window, taken from Methanobacterium subterraneum, encodes the following:
- a CDS encoding nitroreductase family protein translates to MVDLYPQIFKRKSIRNYDLTPLEDSVLGPVVESINKLEPLYDDIKVDLKIITSDNVNPRMMKKAPYYIAGFSEDKEGYKTNLGYMLQQMDLFFSANGWGSCWQGIPKPKKNILESSDLKFVILMAFGKANVPLHRTSTMEFKRKPLNKVSNIKNEGYLGAILEAARLAPSATNSQPWFFKGDNHVIHVYSFKPSILRAIILKKYIPIDIGIVLYHLKSAAEHFGKNPEIIFDETGNENSPHGYEYVTSMIID
- a CDS encoding sensor histidine kinase — protein: MKKSQNRINPRFNAFKIAFIYFVISIAWIIASDQILVMTTANSQLFTTLAIFKGSFFVILTAILIYLLVYRNLVSIKRSEKDLKESERKFREIFNKANDMISVNVMNEDGIPGKFLEVNEVVSKRLGYTNEELLSMTPSDLVSPEKSDLIQVNAEKLFKKGQNTFEIVLVTKDGKEIPVEVNNHFIDYNGKRVSLAVSRDITDRKKSEEQLKASLGEKIVLLREIHHRVNNNLQIISSLFNLQSNYVDENSKDILMASQSRVKSMAMIHEKLYQSPDMTRINMKDYIESFVSGLFSLYMAETTAIHLQTDLEDIEMGIDTAIPVGLIINELVTNSLKHAFPAGNEGGIIEISFRKEGELLTLKIADNGIGLPERRKIETKKSLGLQLVSNLVNQLDGTMMVSGENGTEVKLQFEELKYKKRL
- a CDS encoding patatin-like phospholipase family protein, which gives rise to MNDTNKKTSKALVLSGGGITGTAWELGVLFGLEESGVDVTDVELVVGTSAGSSVGAQIASGLSLEELYNLQLVPIHETLERPLDFDGHKFRQMMAAAIMSSPNSQTARARIGEAALATPTMSEEERLEMMASRLPVHEWNPEIKLIINAVDAETGEWVNFDRNSGVPLLLAVSASSAVPGIYPPTTINGHRYIDGGMSSGTNADVAQGYHLVIILVAEPSMTAPAMGPTMHRITFEEELTQLKQSGSQVMVITPDEETLESKGPNPLDADFRAASAEAGRKQGRKIAGEVKTFWNVD
- the arfB gene encoding 2-amino-5-formylamino-6-ribosylaminopyrimidin-4(3H)-one 5'-monophosphate deformylase; translated protein: MIELRYSSGKLLSPEVHKIGIMAIGSHLENHGAALPIDTDSKIASYLAFQASIRTGAKFIGILYAATEYDYVKHGVHMSADDLVKKELIPTLNSARNNLNLEAVVLVNGHGGNMPIKDYLADIEKELGIRIIFNNRIVEIEGPHAGTGELSMGVVLGMADESRLNEHCQFEEYPEVGMVGLPEARQQNKGIDDGACQVENEGIVVDLEVGENLLETAITDIVKDVQSILN
- a CDS encoding ATP cone domain-containing protein; translated protein: MAKVIKKKGSIEPFNPNKIKGSLQKATIDAGYSLEEKKDIINQVFTNINKKIDETEEIKSETIKMCLLTELDKCEPYIAKSWRRFDDKYKSR
- the pscS gene encoding O-phospho-L-seryl-tRNA:Cys-tRNA synthase, translated to MKCQNYSLNRQTERENLNLNPLQRGGVLPPESRQALYEFSDGYSVCDYCAGRLDQVPRPSISGFLEDMACFINVDHVRTVHGAREGKFAVMHAICQPGDTVLVDGNAHYTSHLAAERNGLNIVEVPSSGYPEHRISPEGYRETLDELYDMGEEVSLVLLTHVDGDYGNVTDARGVGKVAHDAGIPFLLNCAYSMGRMPIDSKGWNVDFVVGSGHKSMAASGPIGILGVQDEWADLILKRSNRHEVKELEMLGCTTRGAPIATLMASLPHLIDRVDKWDVEVEKTRYFVSEMEKISGVRQIGVRPTEHDLVRFETPFFHSIADKHPRKGFYLYEELKKRNIVGIKRGQTQWFKCSVYGFSQEQVHYIAHSFAEIADKYREIGD
- a CDS encoding AIM24 family protein; protein product: METVVEEPVQSPEIQPSPATAPAAGSTSKYSVNDFINKTMEKNGSGETFEIENNYLLNINLNGQAWSKKGAMVAYTGDVKFKREGTLEHGLNRFVKKAVTGESSTLMKMNGQGKVYLADQGKEIVVLNLQNERIYVNGNDLLAFEEQIDWDITMMSSGVGMSAGGLFHVKLEGTGMVAITTHFTPITLVVTPDQPVYTDPNATVAWSGGLSPSVKADVDFKTLLGKDSGETFQLKFQGQGFVIVQPFEEF